The following proteins are co-located in the Oenanthe melanoleuca isolate GR-GAL-2019-014 chromosome 4, OMel1.0, whole genome shotgun sequence genome:
- the MMAA gene encoding methylmalonic aciduria type A protein, mitochondrial isoform X1 — translation MKIPSLLLRLPRCYFSRRTCFGNFGFTSRADFLGVESLVPAHRCHTKWICSSNGLKRELCQQAAPEQQVEGLSDQEQRLLDRLYHGLIQGHRACLAEAITLIESTQSRKKKVAQVLLQKVLSYHREQEKLNQGKPLAFRVGLSGPPGAGKSTFIECFGKMLTERKHKVAVLAVDPSSSTSGGSLLGDKTRMTELSRDMNAYIRPSPTSGTLGGVTRTTNEAILLCEGGGYDVVLVETVGVGQSEFAVADMVDMFILLLPPAGGDELQGIKRGIIEMADLVAINKADGDLVVPARRIQAEYVSAMKLLRKRSKVWRPKVMRISARTGEGISDMWDKMTEFRDLMLTSGELVAKRRKQQKVWMWNLIQENMLEHFRSHLAVKDKIPLLEEKVLRGVLSPGLAADLLLKAFKDEDRITSNQKHFHFPLRKI, via the exons ATGAAGatcccctctctgctgctgagacTCCCTCGTTGTTATTTCTCCAGAAGAACTTGCTTTGGGAACTTTGGCTTTACTTCCCGAGCAGATTTCCTGGGTGTTGAATCTCTTGTGCCAGCGCACCGCTGTCATACAAAATGGATTTGTTCATCAAATGGTTTGAAgagagagctgtgccagcaagcagcccctgagcagcaAGTAGAGGGACTTTCTGACCAGGAGCAGAGACTTTTAGACAGACTTTACCATGGGCTGATCCAGGGCCACAGAGCCTGTTTGGCTGAAGCCATTACACTTATAGAATCAACTCAGAGTAGGAAGAAGAAAGTAGCGCAGGTGCTCCTTCAGAAGGTATTATCCTACCACAGGGAACAAGAAAAGTTAAATCAAGGAAAGCCACTTGCCTTTAGAGTGG GGTTGTCAGGTCCTCCTGGTGCTGGAAAATCAACCTTCATAGAATGCTTTGGGAAAATGcttacagaaagaaaacacaaagtgGCTGTGTTGGCTGTAGACCCTTCCTCTAGTACAAGTGGTG GTTCCCTACTGGGTGATAAAACACGGATGACTGAGTTGTCAAGAGACATGAATGCATACATCAGGCCATCTCCAACCAgtgggacactgggaggtgtCACAAGGACCACAAATGAAGCCATTCTGCTCTGTGAAGGAGGAGGCTACGATGTTGTTCTTGTGGAAACAGTAG gtGTGGGCCAGTCAGAATTTGCTGTGGCTGATATGGTTGATATGTTTATATTACTGCTACCACCTGCGGGTGGAGATGAATTACAg GGCATCAAACGGGGCATCATTGAGATGGCAGATCTGGTTGCTATCAATAAGGCTGATGGTGATTTAGTTGTGCCTGCCCGGAGGATCCAGGCTGAGTATGTCAGTGCTATGAAGCTGCTTCGCAAGCGTTCAAAGGTTTGGAGGCCAAAG GTAATGCGCATCTCTGCCAGAACCGGGGAGGGGATCTCAGACATGTGGGATAAAATGACTGAGTTCCGCGACCTCATGCTCACAAGTGGCGAGCTGGTTGCCAAACGACGGAAACAGCAGAAAGTGTGGATGTGGAACCTCATCCAGGAAAACATGCTGGAGCATTTCCGGAGTCACTTGGCTGTCAAGGATAAGATCCCACTTCTGGAAGAAAAAGTTCTTAGAGGAGTCTTGtctcctgggctggcagcagacCTGCTGCTGAAGGCATTCAAAGATG AAGACAGAATTACTTCCAACCAAAAGCACTTTCATTTTCCCTTGAGAAAAATCTAG
- the MMAA gene encoding methylmalonic aciduria type A protein, mitochondrial isoform X2 produces the protein MKIPSLLLRLPRCYFSRRTCFGNFGFTSRADFLGVESLVPAHRCHTKWICSSNGLKRELCQQAAPEQQVEGLSDQEQRLLDRLYHGLIQGHRACLAEAITLIESTQSRKKKVAQVLLQKVLSYHREQEKLNQGKPLAFRVGLSGPPGAGKSTFIECFGKMLTERKHKVAVLAVDPSSSTSGGSLLGDKTRMTELSRDMNAYIRPSPTSGTLGGVTRTTNEAILLCEGGGYDVVLVETVGVGQSEFAVADMVDMFILLLPPAGGDELQGIKRGIIEMADLVAINKADGDLVVPARRIQAEYVSAMKLLRKRSKVWRPKVMRISARTGEGISDMWDKMTEFRDLMLTSGELVAKRRKQQKVWMWNLIQENMLEHFRSHLAVKDKIPLLEEKVLRGVLSPGLAADLLLKAFKDGL, from the exons ATGAAGatcccctctctgctgctgagacTCCCTCGTTGTTATTTCTCCAGAAGAACTTGCTTTGGGAACTTTGGCTTTACTTCCCGAGCAGATTTCCTGGGTGTTGAATCTCTTGTGCCAGCGCACCGCTGTCATACAAAATGGATTTGTTCATCAAATGGTTTGAAgagagagctgtgccagcaagcagcccctgagcagcaAGTAGAGGGACTTTCTGACCAGGAGCAGAGACTTTTAGACAGACTTTACCATGGGCTGATCCAGGGCCACAGAGCCTGTTTGGCTGAAGCCATTACACTTATAGAATCAACTCAGAGTAGGAAGAAGAAAGTAGCGCAGGTGCTCCTTCAGAAGGTATTATCCTACCACAGGGAACAAGAAAAGTTAAATCAAGGAAAGCCACTTGCCTTTAGAGTGG GGTTGTCAGGTCCTCCTGGTGCTGGAAAATCAACCTTCATAGAATGCTTTGGGAAAATGcttacagaaagaaaacacaaagtgGCTGTGTTGGCTGTAGACCCTTCCTCTAGTACAAGTGGTG GTTCCCTACTGGGTGATAAAACACGGATGACTGAGTTGTCAAGAGACATGAATGCATACATCAGGCCATCTCCAACCAgtgggacactgggaggtgtCACAAGGACCACAAATGAAGCCATTCTGCTCTGTGAAGGAGGAGGCTACGATGTTGTTCTTGTGGAAACAGTAG gtGTGGGCCAGTCAGAATTTGCTGTGGCTGATATGGTTGATATGTTTATATTACTGCTACCACCTGCGGGTGGAGATGAATTACAg GGCATCAAACGGGGCATCATTGAGATGGCAGATCTGGTTGCTATCAATAAGGCTGATGGTGATTTAGTTGTGCCTGCCCGGAGGATCCAGGCTGAGTATGTCAGTGCTATGAAGCTGCTTCGCAAGCGTTCAAAGGTTTGGAGGCCAAAG GTAATGCGCATCTCTGCCAGAACCGGGGAGGGGATCTCAGACATGTGGGATAAAATGACTGAGTTCCGCGACCTCATGCTCACAAGTGGCGAGCTGGTTGCCAAACGACGGAAACAGCAGAAAGTGTGGATGTGGAACCTCATCCAGGAAAACATGCTGGAGCATTTCCGGAGTCACTTGGCTGTCAAGGATAAGATCCCACTTCTGGAAGAAAAAGTTCTTAGAGGAGTCTTGtctcctgggctggcagcagacCTGCTGCTGAAGGCATTCAAAGATGGTCTCTAA